Proteins encoded in a region of the Streptomyces sp. NBC_01298 genome:
- a CDS encoding heme o synthase, with protein sequence MCVTAVESRPAGVLGTSPGHRPFGARAMAFVALTKPRIIELLLITTVPVMFLAEQDVPSLWLVLATCFGGYLSAGGANALNMYIDRDIDALMDRTSGRPLVTGMVSPRECLVFGITLGVASTLFFGLLINWLSAALALGALLFYVVVYTMLLKRRTSQNIVWGGIAGCMPVLIGWSAVKNEVSWAAVILFLVIFFWTPPHYWPLSMKVKDDYARVGVPMLPVVAGNKAVAKQIVLYSWVMVAVSLLLTPLGYTGWFYTSVALVAGGWWLWEAHGLNARAKSGVTGAKLKEMRLFHWSITYVSLLFVAVAVDPFLR encoded by the coding sequence GTGTGCGTGACGGCCGTCGAATCCCGTCCAGCGGGGGTGCTCGGGACGAGCCCCGGTCACCGGCCGTTCGGGGCCCGGGCCATGGCTTTCGTGGCACTGACCAAGCCGCGGATCATCGAGCTTCTGCTCATCACGACCGTGCCGGTGATGTTCCTCGCCGAGCAGGACGTGCCTTCGCTGTGGCTGGTCCTCGCCACCTGCTTCGGCGGTTATCTGTCGGCGGGCGGCGCCAACGCGCTGAACATGTACATCGACCGCGACATCGACGCGCTGATGGACCGGACCTCGGGACGCCCGCTGGTGACCGGCATGGTCAGCCCGCGCGAATGCCTGGTCTTCGGCATCACGCTCGGCGTCGCGTCCACCCTGTTCTTCGGGCTGCTGATCAACTGGCTGTCGGCCGCGCTCGCGCTCGGCGCGCTCCTCTTCTACGTCGTCGTCTACACGATGCTGTTGAAGCGGCGCACCTCGCAGAACATCGTGTGGGGCGGCATCGCGGGCTGCATGCCGGTGCTCATCGGCTGGTCGGCCGTGAAGAACGAGGTCTCCTGGGCCGCCGTCATCCTCTTCCTCGTCATCTTCTTCTGGACGCCGCCGCACTACTGGCCGCTGTCGATGAAGGTGAAGGACGACTACGCGCGGGTCGGCGTGCCGATGCTGCCGGTCGTCGCGGGCAACAAGGCCGTGGCCAAGCAGATCGTCCTCTACAGCTGGGTGATGGTGGCGGTCTCGCTGCTGCTGACCCCGCTGGGGTACACCGGCTGGTTCTACACCTCGGTCGCCCTGGTCGCCGGCGGCTGGTGGCTCTGGGAGGCGCACGGGCTCAACGCGCGCGCCAAGTCGGGCGTGACGGGCGCGAAGCTCAAGGAGATGCGGCTGTTCCACTGGTCGATCACCTACGTGTCGCTGCTCTTCGTCGCCGTGGCCGTGGACCCCTTCCTCCGCTGA
- a CDS encoding amidohydrolase yields the protein MIETPPLVDQYCQGVLRTELGLATFEAQLIPPAGPPAAGTTFFDTQAGFAVRRWCPPLLGLEPHCAPARYLARRRELGAAETARRLLRGCGVGARLLDTAGPGDLTGPKELALAGAAEAFELVRPELLARQTADTSGTVAAFLANLAGAVHQAAAGAVAFSCGAGEEGRAWAAALEAEPEPPGPGEVRGAAGRWLAGRTRGGAVRDPVLLRHLAWSAVSSGLPLQLHTGGESGEPERLTGFLRATGGLGARLVLLGGYPHHRQAAGLAAAFPHVHADLGAALGSTGARAAAVLAECLETAPFGKLMFSGGGRQLPELHAVGALGFREALGRVLGGWVADGSWSWRDAERVAAMVAAGNARRVYRLDERG from the coding sequence ATGATCGAAACGCCGCCCCTGGTGGACCAGTACTGCCAGGGAGTGCTCCGCACGGAGCTGGGCCTCGCCACCTTCGAGGCCCAGCTGATCCCCCCGGCCGGCCCGCCCGCCGCCGGCACCACCTTCTTCGACACCCAGGCCGGCTTCGCCGTGCGCCGCTGGTGCCCGCCGCTGCTCGGGCTCGAACCGCACTGCGCCCCCGCCCGCTACCTCGCCCGGCGGCGCGAACTGGGCGCCGCCGAGACGGCCCGCCGACTGCTGCGCGGCTGCGGGGTCGGGGCCCGGCTCCTCGACACCGCAGGGCCCGGGGACCTCACCGGGCCCAAGGAACTGGCCCTGGCGGGCGCGGCGGAGGCCTTCGAGCTGGTGCGGCCGGAGCTGTTGGCCCGGCAGACGGCGGACACCTCCGGGACCGTCGCCGCCTTCCTGGCCAACCTCGCCGGGGCGGTCCACCAGGCCGCCGCCGGGGCCGTGGCCTTCAGCTGCGGTGCCGGGGAGGAGGGCCGCGCCTGGGCGGCGGCCCTGGAGGCCGAGCCCGAGCCGCCCGGTCCGGGCGAGGTGCGGGGCGCGGCCGGGCGCTGGCTGGCGGGGCGGACCAGGGGCGGGGCGGTACGGGATCCCGTACTCCTGCGGCACCTGGCGTGGAGCGCGGTGTCCTCGGGGCTCCCGCTCCAGCTGCACACGGGCGGGGAGTCGGGGGAGCCGGAGCGGCTGACCGGGTTCCTGCGGGCGACCGGGGGTCTGGGAGCCCGGCTGGTCCTGCTCGGCGGGTACCCGCACCACCGGCAAGCGGCGGGGCTGGCCGCGGCCTTCCCGCACGTCCACGCCGACCTCGGGGCGGCGCTGGGGTCCACGGGGGCGCGGGCGGCCGCGGTACTGGCCGAGTGCCTGGAGACCGCGCCGTTCGGGAAGCTGATGTTCTCCGGCGGCGGACGGCAACTGCCCGAACTGCACGCGGTGGGCGCGCTGGGCTTCCGGGAGGCGCTCGGCCGGGTGCTCGGCGGCTGGGTCGCCGACGGCTCCTGGTCCTGGCGGGACGCGGAGCGGGTGGCGGCGATGGTCGCCGCGGGCAATGCCCGCCGCGTCTACCGGCTGGACGAACGGGGCTGA
- a CDS encoding COX15/CtaA family protein, with protein sequence MHKCPRTISAVLTPLAYLASRWTPSPRTVQRAALAAVLMSIVIVVTGGAVRLTGSGLGCDTWPKCTSDSLIVTQEQGFHGAIEFGNRMLTYVLCAAVGWAITAARCAKPWRTSLTRLGWIQFAIVMGNAVLGGITVLTGLNPYSVAGHFMLATSLITVTTITWQRTREGDGPARPRVPAPVRKLAWALVAATVVLIAAGTVVTGSGPHAGDSSEIKRMPFDWSATAHVHAISAWVVCALAVAMWLVLRVVDAPVDTRARARDLLIVLLSQGAIGYVQYFTEVPEALVAAHMLGSCLVWISVVRVVLSLRERPSEQAGIPAQGDDARLAAV encoded by the coding sequence TTGCACAAGTGTCCGCGTACGATAAGTGCCGTGTTGACCCCCCTCGCATACCTCGCCAGCCGCTGGACTCCCTCACCCCGGACCGTCCAGCGGGCCGCGTTGGCGGCCGTGCTCATGAGCATCGTCATCGTCGTCACCGGCGGCGCGGTGCGGCTGACCGGATCCGGACTCGGCTGCGACACCTGGCCCAAGTGCACGAGCGACAGCCTGATCGTGACCCAGGAGCAGGGCTTCCACGGCGCCATCGAGTTCGGCAACCGCATGCTGACGTACGTGCTCTGCGCGGCCGTTGGCTGGGCGATCACCGCCGCCCGCTGCGCCAAGCCGTGGCGCACCTCGCTGACCCGGCTCGGATGGATCCAGTTCGCCATCGTGATGGGCAACGCGGTCCTCGGCGGCATCACCGTCCTGACGGGCCTCAACCCCTACAGCGTGGCCGGGCACTTCATGCTCGCCACCTCGCTGATCACCGTGACGACGATCACCTGGCAGCGCACCCGCGAGGGTGACGGCCCGGCCCGGCCGCGCGTGCCCGCCCCGGTGCGCAAGCTCGCGTGGGCGCTGGTCGCGGCCACCGTCGTCCTGATCGCGGCCGGCACGGTGGTCACCGGTTCCGGCCCGCACGCCGGTGACAGCAGCGAGATCAAGCGGATGCCGTTCGACTGGTCGGCCACCGCCCACGTGCACGCGATCTCGGCCTGGGTGGTCTGCGCGCTCGCCGTCGCCATGTGGCTGGTGCTGCGCGTGGTCGACGCCCCCGTCGACACCCGGGCGCGCGCCCGCGACCTGCTGATCGTGCTGCTCTCCCAGGGCGCCATCGGCTACGTCCAGTACTTCACCGAGGTGCCCGAGGCCCTGGTCGCCGCCCACATGCTCGGCTCCTGCCTGGTGTGGATCTCGGTGGTCCGCGTGGTGCTGAGCCTGCGCGAGCGTCCGTCCGAGCAGGCCGGCATCCCGGCGCAGGGCGACGACGCCCGGCTCGCGGCGGTCTGA
- a CDS encoding ABC transporter permease — MSAGTFTPRPGAAPVSRMILAQTALETRMLLRNGEQLLLTVIIPALLLTLFSAVDIVDTGDGKSVDFLAPGILALAVMSTAFTGQAIATGFDRRYGVLKRLGASPLPRWALMAAKTLSVLVTEVLQIALLTVIAFALGWSPHGNPLSVAALILLGTAAFSGLGLLMAGTLRAEATLAAANLVFLLLLVGGGVIVPMDKFPGAVQSALGLLPISALSDGLREVLQHGAALPWGDAAVLTCWAVLGLGAAARWFRWD, encoded by the coding sequence ATGAGCGCCGGTACGTTCACCCCCCGCCCGGGGGCCGCGCCCGTGTCCCGCATGATCCTCGCGCAGACCGCGCTGGAGACCCGGATGCTGCTGCGCAACGGGGAGCAGCTCCTGCTGACCGTGATCATCCCGGCGCTGCTGCTGACCCTCTTCTCCGCCGTCGACATCGTCGACACGGGTGACGGCAAGTCCGTGGACTTCCTCGCCCCCGGCATCCTGGCGCTGGCCGTGATGTCCACCGCCTTCACCGGCCAGGCCATCGCCACCGGCTTCGACCGTCGCTACGGGGTCCTCAAGCGGCTCGGGGCCTCCCCGCTGCCGCGCTGGGCCCTGATGGCCGCCAAGACCCTGTCGGTGCTGGTCACCGAGGTGCTGCAGATCGCGCTGCTGACGGTGATCGCCTTCGCCCTGGGCTGGTCCCCGCACGGGAACCCGCTGTCCGTCGCCGCGCTGATCCTGCTCGGGACCGCCGCCTTCTCCGGGCTCGGCCTGCTGATGGCGGGCACCCTGCGGGCGGAGGCCACCCTGGCCGCGGCCAACCTGGTCTTCCTGCTGCTCCTGGTCGGCGGCGGGGTCATCGTGCCGATGGACAAGTTCCCCGGCGCGGTCCAGTCCGCCCTCGGCCTGCTCCCGATCTCCGCGCTCTCCGACGGGCTGCGCGAGGTGCTCCAGCACGGGGCCGCGCTGCCCTGGGGCGACGCGGCCGTGCTTACCTGCTGGGCCGTACTCGGACTCGGCGCTGCTGCACGCTGGTTCCGCTGGGATTGA
- a CDS encoding ABC transporter ATP-binding protein translates to MSNDPAVEIRGLVKRYGPKTAVDGLDLTVRRASVTAVLGPNGAGKTTTVETCEGYRRPDAGSVRVLGLDPVTQAESLRPRIGVMLQSGGVYSGARAVEMLRHMAKLYADPLDVPTLVDRLGLGGCGRTAYRRLSGGQQQRLALAMAVVGRPELVFLDEPTAGLDPQARRATWELVRELRADGVSVVLTTHHMDEAEQLADEVAIVDAGQVIAHGTPDALCRGGAENTLRFTGRPSLDVGSLLKALPDGTQAAELLPGVYRVTGDVDPQLLATVASWCAQHGVMPDSLSVERHTLEDVFLELTGKELRA, encoded by the coding sequence ATGAGCAACGACCCCGCCGTGGAAATCCGCGGACTGGTGAAGCGGTACGGCCCCAAAACCGCGGTGGACGGCCTGGACCTCACCGTCCGGAGGGCCTCGGTCACCGCAGTCCTTGGTCCCAACGGCGCGGGCAAGACGACCACTGTGGAAACCTGCGAGGGCTACCGCCGCCCCGACGCCGGATCCGTCCGCGTCCTCGGCCTCGACCCCGTGACCCAGGCCGAGTCCCTGCGCCCGCGCATCGGCGTGATGCTCCAGTCCGGCGGCGTCTACTCCGGCGCCCGGGCCGTCGAGATGCTGCGCCACATGGCCAAGCTCTACGCCGACCCCCTGGACGTCCCCACCCTGGTGGACCGCCTCGGCCTCGGCGGCTGCGGCCGCACCGCCTACCGCCGGCTCTCCGGCGGCCAGCAGCAGCGCCTGGCCCTCGCCATGGCCGTCGTCGGCCGCCCCGAGCTGGTCTTCCTGGACGAACCGACCGCCGGCCTCGACCCGCAGGCCCGGCGCGCGACCTGGGAACTCGTACGGGAACTGCGCGCCGACGGGGTCTCGGTCGTCCTCACCACCCACCACATGGACGAGGCCGAGCAGCTCGCGGACGAGGTCGCCATCGTCGACGCCGGCCAGGTCATCGCCCACGGCACCCCCGACGCCCTGTGCCGCGGCGGCGCCGAGAACACCCTGCGCTTCACCGGCCGCCCCTCCCTCGACGTCGGCTCCCTGCTGAAGGCCCTGCCCGACGGCACCCAGGCCGCCGAGCTCCTGCCCGGCGTCTACCGGGTCACCGGCGACGTCGATCCCCAGCTGCTGGCCACCGTCGCCTCCTGGTGCGCGCAGCACGGGGTGATGCCCGACAGCCTCTCGGTGGAGCGGCACACCCTCGAAGACGTTTTTCTGGAGCTCACCGGTAAGGAGCTGCGCGCATGA
- a CDS encoding formate/nitrite transporter family protein, giving the protein MNSIAQNVEATSGQAEHKAHDLGHPPRYFVSAMLAGAYIAIGEVLLLVAISPFVAKGSPAVKLLEGAVFPIALTIVMFAGAQLFTSNVMVMLVGALSGRTGPRDLILSWTLSLAGNLVGAFAFGAMVHASGVASSPSARSMLTEMVHGKMALSGGQLFWRAVLCNMLVCLAIWMFTRARGDAAKIFVLWLPVAVFVAVGFEHCVANMAVFSLAILDGSAGFGDLFRNLMFTVPGNIVGGGLLVGAVYWFTGGALREGGASTSE; this is encoded by the coding sequence GTGAACAGCATCGCTCAGAACGTCGAAGCCACCTCGGGGCAGGCCGAGCACAAGGCCCATGACCTCGGGCATCCGCCGCGCTACTTCGTGTCGGCGATGCTCGCGGGCGCCTACATCGCCATCGGCGAGGTGCTGCTCCTGGTCGCGATCTCGCCGTTCGTGGCCAAGGGCTCGCCGGCCGTGAAGCTGCTGGAGGGGGCGGTCTTCCCGATCGCCCTGACCATCGTGATGTTCGCCGGCGCCCAGCTCTTCACGAGCAATGTGATGGTCATGCTGGTCGGCGCCCTGTCGGGGCGGACCGGCCCCCGGGACCTGATCCTCTCCTGGACGCTCTCGCTGGCCGGGAACCTGGTGGGAGCCTTCGCCTTCGGGGCCATGGTGCACGCCTCGGGCGTGGCCTCCTCGCCTTCGGCGCGGTCGATGCTCACCGAGATGGTGCACGGGAAGATGGCGCTGAGCGGCGGACAGCTGTTCTGGCGCGCGGTGCTCTGCAACATGCTCGTCTGCCTGGCCATCTGGATGTTCACCCGGGCCCGCGGCGATGCCGCCAAGATTTTCGTCCTGTGGCTGCCGGTGGCCGTCTTTGTCGCCGTCGGATTCGAACACTGTGTAGCGAACATGGCTGTTTTCAGCCTCGCGATCCTGGATGGCTCAGCCGGGTTCGGTGATCTTTTCCGCAATCTGATGTTCACCGTGCCGGGGAACATCGTGGGCGGGGGATTGCTGGTGGGAGCCGTTTATTGGTTCACCGGCGGGGCCCTGCGCGAGGGCGGAGCGTCGACTTCGGAGTAA
- a CDS encoding helix-turn-helix transcriptional regulator yields MKYGERMSEAPQGELATGERSTRNRVARSILDHGPSTVADLAQRLGLTQAAVRRHLDTLVADDVVEPREQRVYGARTRGRPAKVFALTDCGRDAFDQSYDSLAADAMRWIAQAAGGGEQGEAAVAAFAKARLTAQAETYREAVEAAGPAGRTEALAKALTGDGYAATAKSAPGPHSGEQLCQHHCPVAHVAEQFPQLCEAETEVFSRLLGTHVQRLATIAHGDGVCTTFIPRSGNGVRAAGATQTDISVSASTAGRNPA; encoded by the coding sequence GTGAAATACGGCGAACGGATGAGCGAGGCCCCCCAGGGCGAACTCGCGACCGGGGAGCGGTCAACCCGCAACCGGGTCGCGCGGTCGATCCTGGACCACGGTCCCTCCACCGTCGCCGACCTCGCCCAGCGCCTCGGCCTCACCCAGGCCGCCGTCCGCCGCCACCTCGACACGCTCGTCGCGGACGACGTGGTCGAACCCCGTGAGCAGCGCGTGTACGGCGCGCGGACCCGAGGGCGGCCCGCCAAGGTCTTCGCGCTGACCGACTGCGGCCGTGACGCCTTCGACCAGTCCTACGATTCGCTCGCCGCCGACGCCATGCGCTGGATCGCGCAGGCCGCCGGGGGCGGGGAGCAGGGCGAGGCGGCCGTGGCCGCCTTCGCGAAGGCCAGGCTGACGGCGCAGGCGGAGACCTACCGCGAAGCCGTCGAAGCGGCCGGCCCCGCGGGGCGCACCGAGGCCCTTGCCAAGGCGTTGACCGGAGACGGGTACGCTGCTACGGCGAAGAGCGCTCCCGGTCCGCACAGCGGTGAACAGCTCTGCCAGCACCACTGCCCGGTCGCACACGTCGCCGAGCAGTTCCCGCAGCTCTGCGAGGCGGAGACCGAGGTCTTCTCCCGCCTGCTCGGGACGCACGTGCAGCGTCTCGCCACGATCGCCCACGGCGACGGGGTGTGCACGACGTTCATTCCACGCAGTGGGAACGGCGTCCGTGCCGCAGGCGCCACACAGACCGACATTTCAGTATCTGCAAGTACGGCCGGGAGGAACCCCGCATGA
- the sufB gene encoding Fe-S cluster assembly protein SufB → MTTETAHPELDGLGTYEYGWVDSDAAGAVAKRGLSEEVVRDISAKKSEPEWMLNLRLKGLKLFGKKPMPNWGSDLSGIDFDNIKYFVRSTEKQAASWEDLPEDIKNTYDRLGIPEAEKQRLVAGVAAQYESEVVYHQIREDLEEQGVIFLDTDTALKEHPELFQEYFGTVIPVGDNKFASLNTAVWSGGSFIYVPKGVKVDIPLQAYFRINTENMGQFERTLIIVDEDAYVHYVEGCTAPIYSSDSLHSAVVEIIVKKGGRCRYTTIQNWSNNVYNLVTKRAVAYEGATMEWIDGNIGSKVTMKYPAVYLMGEHAKGETLSIAFAGEGQHQDAGSKMVHMAPNTSSNIVSKSVARGGGRTSYRGLVEIGEGAKGSKSNVLCDALLVDTISRSDTYPYVDVREDDVSMGHEATVSKVSDDQLFYLMSRGLTEFEAMAMIVRGFVEPIARELPMEYALELNRLIELQMEGSVG, encoded by the coding sequence ATGACCACGGAGACTGCTCACCCTGAGCTCGATGGCCTGGGCACCTACGAATACGGATGGGTCGACTCCGACGCGGCCGGCGCGGTCGCCAAGCGAGGCCTGTCCGAGGAGGTCGTCCGCGACATCTCGGCGAAGAAGTCCGAGCCGGAGTGGATGCTGAACCTCCGTCTCAAGGGCCTCAAGCTGTTCGGCAAGAAGCCCATGCCCAACTGGGGTTCCGACCTCTCGGGCATCGACTTCGACAACATCAAGTACTTCGTGCGTTCCACCGAGAAGCAGGCCGCTTCGTGGGAGGATCTGCCGGAGGACATCAAGAACACGTACGACCGGCTCGGCATCCCGGAGGCGGAGAAGCAGCGCCTCGTCGCCGGTGTCGCCGCCCAGTACGAGTCCGAGGTCGTCTACCACCAGATCCGTGAGGACCTGGAGGAGCAGGGCGTCATCTTCCTCGACACGGACACCGCGCTCAAGGAGCACCCGGAGCTCTTCCAGGAGTACTTCGGCACGGTCATCCCGGTCGGCGACAACAAGTTCGCCTCGCTGAACACCGCCGTGTGGTCGGGCGGCTCGTTCATCTACGTCCCCAAGGGCGTCAAGGTCGACATCCCGCTCCAGGCCTACTTCCGTATCAACACGGAGAACATGGGCCAGTTCGAGCGGACGCTGATCATCGTGGACGAGGACGCCTACGTCCACTACGTCGAGGGCTGCACCGCCCCGATCTACTCCTCGGACTCGCTGCACAGCGCCGTGGTCGAGATCATCGTGAAGAAGGGCGGCCGCTGCCGCTACACGACGATCCAGAACTGGTCGAACAACGTCTACAACCTGGTCACCAAGCGCGCCGTGGCGTACGAGGGCGCGACCATGGAGTGGATCGACGGCAACATCGGTTCCAAGGTCACCATGAAGTACCCGGCCGTCTACCTGATGGGCGAGCACGCCAAGGGCGAGACCCTCTCCATCGCCTTCGCGGGCGAGGGCCAGCACCAGGACGCCGGCTCCAAGATGGTCCACATGGCGCCGAACACCTCCTCCAACATCGTCTCGAAGTCGGTGGCCCGAGGCGGCGGCCGCACCTCGTACCGCGGTCTGGTCGAGATCGGCGAAGGCGCCAAGGGCTCCAAGTCCAACGTGCTGTGCGACGCGCTCCTGGTCGACACCATCTCCCGCTCGGACACGTACCCCTACGTGGACGTCCGCGAGGACGACGTGTCCATGGGCCACGAGGCGACCGTCTCCAAGGTCTCCGACGACCAGCTCTTCTACCTGATGAGCCGCGGTCTGACGGAGTTCGAGGCCATGGCGATGATCGTGCGCGGCTTCGTCGAGCCGATCGCCCGTGAGCTGCCGATGGAGTACGCGCTGGAGCTGAACCGGCTGATCGAGCTGCAGATGGAAGGCTCGGTCGGTTAG
- the sufD gene encoding Fe-S cluster assembly protein SufD, whose protein sequence is MAEAQNIPAGSTTAGAIAVAAESTVATRMSAPPSFDVADFPVPTGREEEWRFTPLARLKGLHDGTAVANGTMKAQIDAPDVVTIESVERGDARIGKAGTPVDRIAAQAFSSFAKATVVTVPKEAVLTEPVRVTLHGEGGTTFGHTVFDVKAFAEAVVVIDHTGDGVRAANVDFLVGDGAKLTVVSVQDWDDTAVHVSQHNALIGRDATFKSIVVTFGGDLVRLHPRVNYAGPGGEAELFGLYFTDAGQHQEHRLLVDHKAPHCKSNVVYKGALQGQDAHAVWIGDVLIEKTAEGTDTYEMNRNLVLTDGARVDSVPNLEIETGEIVGAGHASATGRFDDEQLFYLQSRGIPADEARRLVVRGFFAELVQQIGVDDIEERLLAKIETELQGSV, encoded by the coding sequence ATGGCTGAGGCTCAGAACATTCCGGCGGGTTCCACCACCGCCGGCGCGATCGCGGTGGCCGCCGAGTCGACCGTCGCCACCCGGATGAGTGCCCCCCCGTCCTTCGACGTGGCGGACTTCCCCGTGCCCACCGGCCGCGAGGAGGAGTGGCGCTTCACGCCGCTCGCCCGCCTCAAGGGTCTGCACGACGGCACCGCGGTCGCCAACGGCACCATGAAGGCTCAGATCGACGCGCCCGACGTGGTCACGATCGAGTCCGTTGAGCGCGGCGACGCGCGCATCGGCAAGGCCGGCACTCCGGTGGACCGGATCGCCGCCCAGGCGTTCTCGTCCTTCGCCAAGGCCACGGTCGTGACCGTGCCCAAGGAAGCGGTCCTCACCGAGCCCGTGCGCGTCACGCTGCACGGCGAGGGCGGCACCACCTTCGGCCACACCGTCTTCGACGTGAAGGCCTTCGCCGAAGCCGTCGTCGTCATCGACCACACCGGTGACGGCGTCCGCGCCGCCAACGTGGACTTCCTCGTCGGCGACGGCGCCAAGCTCACCGTGGTCTCCGTGCAGGACTGGGACGACACCGCCGTCCACGTGTCCCAGCACAACGCGCTGATCGGACGCGACGCGACCTTCAAGTCGATCGTGGTCACCTTCGGCGGAGACCTCGTACGCCTCCACCCGCGCGTGAACTACGCGGGCCCCGGCGGCGAGGCCGAGCTCTTCGGCCTGTACTTCACGGACGCCGGTCAGCACCAGGAGCACCGCCTCCTGGTCGACCACAAGGCCCCGCACTGCAAGTCGAACGTGGTCTACAAGGGCGCGCTCCAGGGCCAGGACGCCCACGCCGTCTGGATCGGTGACGTGCTCATCGAGAAGACCGCCGAGGGCACCGACACCTACGAGATGAACCGCAACCTCGTCCTCACGGACGGCGCGCGGGTCGACTCGGTGCCGAACCTGGAGATCGAGACCGGCGAGATCGTCGGCGCCGGCCACGCCTCCGCGACCGGCCGCTTCGACGACGAGCAGCTCTTCTACCTGCAGTCGCGCGGCATCCCGGCCGACGAGGCCCGCCGCCTGGTCGTGCGCGGCTTCTTCGCCGAGCTCGTCCAGCAGATCGGTGTCGACGACATCGAGGAGCGCCTGCTCGCCAAGATCGAGACCGAGCTCCAGGGTTCCGTCTGA
- a CDS encoding bifunctional 3-phenylpropionate/cinnamic acid dioxygenase ferredoxin subunit → MTYVKACALSELEENAPKRVELDGTPVSIVRAGGEVFAINDICSHANVSLSEGEVEDCMIECWLHGSAFDLRTGKPSGLPATRPVPVYPVKIEGDDVLVSLTQES, encoded by the coding sequence ATGACTTACGTCAAGGCCTGCGCGCTGAGCGAGCTCGAGGAGAACGCCCCCAAGCGGGTCGAACTCGACGGCACGCCGGTGTCCATCGTGCGCGCCGGGGGGGAGGTGTTCGCGATCAACGACATCTGCTCGCACGCGAACGTCTCCCTCTCGGAGGGCGAGGTCGAAGACTGCATGATCGAATGCTGGCTGCACGGCTCGGCCTTCGACCTGCGCACGGGCAAGCCGTCCGGCCTGCCCGCGACGCGCCCCGTCCCCGTATACCCCGTAAAGATCGAAGGGGACGACGTGCTCGTCTCCCTCACCCAGGAGTCCTGA
- the sufC gene encoding Fe-S cluster assembly ATPase SufC has translation MATLEIHDLHVSVEAENGAREILKGVELTIKQGETHAIMGPNGSGKSTLAYALAGHPKYTITKGTVTLDGEDVLEMSVDERARAGMFLAMQYPVEIPGVSVSNFLRTSATAIRGEAPKLRTWVKEVKSAMEQLQMDTAFAERNVNEGFSGGEKKRHEILQLELLKPKIAILDETDSGLDVDALRQVSEGVNRVHSTGDTGTLLITHYTRILRYIKPDFVHVFSEGRIVESGGAELADKLEAEGYESYSTKGGATA, from the coding sequence ATGGCAACGCTTGAAATCCACGACCTGCACGTCTCCGTCGAGGCCGAGAACGGCGCCCGCGAGATCCTCAAGGGCGTCGAGCTCACCATCAAGCAGGGTGAGACGCACGCCATCATGGGTCCGAACGGCTCCGGCAAGTCCACCCTCGCGTACGCGCTGGCCGGTCACCCGAAGTACACCATCACCAAGGGCACCGTGACCCTGGACGGCGAAGACGTCCTGGAGATGTCCGTCGACGAGCGCGCCCGCGCCGGCATGTTCCTCGCGATGCAGTACCCGGTCGAGATCCCCGGCGTCTCGGTCTCCAACTTCCTGCGCACCTCGGCCACCGCCATCCGCGGCGAGGCGCCGAAGCTGCGCACCTGGGTGAAGGAGGTCAAGTCCGCGATGGAGCAGCTCCAGATGGACACGGCCTTCGCCGAGCGCAACGTCAACGAGGGCTTCTCCGGCGGTGAGAAGAAGCGCCACGAGATCCTGCAGCTGGAGCTCCTGAAGCCGAAGATCGCGATCCTCGACGAGACCGACTCCGGCCTCGACGTCGACGCCCTGCGCCAGGTCTCCGAGGGCGTCAACCGCGTCCACTCGACCGGCGACACCGGCACCCTGCTGATCACGCACTACACGCGGATCCTCCGTTACATCAAGCCCGACTTCGTCCACGTCTTCTCCGAGGGCCGCATCGTCGAGTCCGGCGGCGCCGAGCTCGCCGACAAGCTGGAGGCAGAGGGCTACGAGTCCTACAGCACGAAGGGTGGCGCGACCGCGTGA